A window of Fodinibius salinus contains these coding sequences:
- a CDS encoding YceD family protein codes for MSKLEFNIVEIPEGESRKTVRLSGDDLDLSPHTFEGGEVELVFYRTPHFIRVNFEVESEVALTCDRSLESYIQPIVSEYEVVFKVDVREESEDENGAVRRFDFSTNTLDVGDEVRDTIALNIPIKKLHPKFIDEDGTPKEFETKSYGDIPDEEEGESEMADSRWEKLKELKN; via the coding sequence ATGTCAAAACTTGAGTTTAACATAGTAGAAATACCTGAAGGTGAAAGCCGGAAAACAGTTCGTCTGTCCGGTGATGACCTTGATTTATCACCACATACCTTTGAGGGGGGTGAAGTAGAATTGGTGTTTTATCGCACCCCTCATTTTATTCGGGTCAATTTTGAAGTGGAATCTGAAGTTGCATTGACTTGCGATCGCTCGCTGGAATCGTATATACAGCCGATAGTATCGGAATACGAGGTAGTTTTTAAGGTTGATGTGCGTGAAGAGTCTGAAGATGAAAATGGAGCTGTTCGACGGTTCGATTTTTCTACAAATACCTTGGATGTTGGTGATGAAGTGCGCGATACTATTGCACTGAATATCCCCATTAAAAAATTGCATCCGAAATTCATTGATGAAGATGGCACGCCAAAAGAGTTTGAGACAAAATCGTATGGTGATATTCCGGATGAGGAAGAAGGTGAATCGGAGATGGCAGATTCCAGGTGGGAGAAACTGAAAGAACTTAAGAATTAA
- the rpmF gene encoding 50S ribosomal protein L32: MAQPKRQHSKSRQGKRRSHNKIGEPTLAECSNCGAFHRYHHICKECGFYRGRQIIDVN, encoded by the coding sequence ATGGCACAACCAAAACGACAACATTCCAAATCTCGACAAGGTAAACGCCGATCTCATAATAAGATCGGAGAGCCAACACTGGCAGAGTGTAGTAACTGTGGAGCTTTCCACCGTTACCATCACATCTGTAAAGAATGCGGTTTCTATCGTGGCCGGCAAATTATTGATGTAAATTAA
- the plsX gene encoding phosphate acyltransferase PlsX, producing MIIAVDAAGGDHYPENPVKGSIQALNDRDDLTIILVGPEDSVNSELSNYEYDQERLLVEDAPEVIGMDESPARAVKTKQNSSIVKGLGMHKAGKCAGFVSAGNTGALLAASTFLLGKLEGVSRPTIAAVYPTVKGVRLMLDVGANLEVRPEMFLQFARMGEIFTREIMDIDDPQVGLLNIGEEPEKGTDTLKEAFTELKSLPNFVGNVEGRDIFDAGADVFLCDALVGNVLLKFGESIPAALKKFIKSGIEKLELGPQEAKAVQKVLKVSLSEFDADRIGGVPFLGVDGVSMVGHGSSSPLAVKNMILNAVKCVDHDINEKIVASLK from the coding sequence ATGATTATTGCTGTAGATGCTGCGGGGGGCGACCATTATCCCGAAAATCCAGTTAAAGGTTCTATTCAGGCACTTAACGATCGCGATGATCTGACGATCATTCTTGTCGGCCCGGAAGATTCGGTGAACAGCGAGCTTTCAAATTATGAATATGACCAAGAACGACTGTTGGTAGAGGATGCCCCCGAAGTTATTGGGATGGATGAATCTCCGGCACGAGCCGTAAAAACCAAGCAGAATTCATCAATTGTCAAGGGACTAGGGATGCATAAAGCCGGCAAGTGTGCTGGTTTTGTAAGTGCTGGTAACACGGGTGCTCTTTTGGCAGCTTCGACCTTCCTTTTAGGTAAGTTGGAAGGCGTTAGTCGTCCAACAATAGCTGCTGTATATCCCACTGTAAAAGGAGTACGTTTAATGCTGGATGTGGGTGCCAATCTTGAAGTACGTCCAGAAATGTTTTTACAGTTTGCTCGAATGGGTGAAATCTTTACCCGCGAAATTATGGATATTGATGATCCGCAAGTGGGGCTTTTAAATATTGGTGAAGAGCCGGAAAAGGGAACTGATACCTTGAAGGAGGCATTTACTGAATTAAAGTCGCTCCCAAATTTTGTAGGTAACGTTGAAGGACGAGATATTTTTGATGCCGGGGCTGATGTCTTTTTATGTGATGCGTTGGTAGGTAATGTCCTATTAAAATTTGGTGAGTCCATTCCTGCAGCATTAAAAAAGTTTATCAAATCGGGTATAGAGAAATTGGAGTTGGGACCCCAAGAGGCAAAAGCAGTTCAAAAAGTACTTAAGGTTTCTCTTTCTGAATTTGATGCTGACCGTATTGGGGGCGTTCCGTTCCTGGGTGTAGATGGTGTAAGCATGGTTGGACATGGCAGTAGCTCTCCATTGGCTGTAAAAAATATGATATTGAACGCTGTAAAATGCGTTGATCATGATATCAATGAAAAAATTGTAGCATCTCTTAAATAA
- a CDS encoding beta-ketoacyl-ACP synthase III, with protein sequence MAEINRAVITSVGHYLPEHRLTNEDLEQMVETNDEWIRKRTGIKERRILKDDDKATSFMGAEAAREALNERGISADEIDTIVVATVTPDYLFPATACMVQEKIGASNAYAFDVSAACSGFLYALTTGAGFIESGRAEKVLVIGSDKMSSIVDYTDRSTCILFGDGAGAVLLEASEDETGIIDYIHHTEGDTDLALYQPAGGSLNPASEQTVADGLHYAKQDGRKVFKKATVGMADVCEEIMEEHQLTADDIDWLVPHQANKRIIDVTANRINLDEDKVMINIDRYGNTTAGTIPLCLYDWKEELSHGDKLILAAFGGGYTWGSIYLKWGIK encoded by the coding sequence ATGGCAGAAATTAATCGAGCAGTAATCACATCCGTAGGTCACTATTTGCCTGAACACCGGTTGACCAATGAAGATCTTGAGCAGATGGTGGAGACCAATGATGAGTGGATCCGCAAACGAACTGGCATTAAAGAGCGAAGAATTTTAAAGGATGATGATAAGGCGACATCATTTATGGGAGCGGAGGCGGCTCGCGAAGCGCTTAATGAGCGTGGAATTTCAGCCGATGAGATTGATACTATCGTCGTAGCTACGGTTACACCGGATTATTTGTTTCCTGCTACGGCGTGCATGGTGCAAGAAAAGATTGGTGCTTCTAATGCCTACGCATTTGATGTATCTGCAGCTTGCTCAGGATTTTTGTATGCACTGACCACCGGAGCCGGTTTTATTGAGTCGGGCAGGGCTGAAAAAGTTTTGGTAATCGGGTCTGACAAAATGAGCTCGATCGTTGACTATACCGACCGTTCTACTTGTATCTTATTTGGCGATGGCGCTGGAGCGGTATTGCTGGAGGCATCAGAAGATGAAACTGGAATTATCGATTATATTCATCACACCGAAGGAGATACTGATCTGGCATTATATCAGCCGGCAGGGGGTAGTTTAAATCCTGCGAGTGAACAGACGGTAGCTGATGGGTTGCACTATGCCAAACAGGATGGACGAAAGGTTTTTAAAAAAGCAACGGTGGGTATGGCCGATGTTTGTGAAGAAATTATGGAGGAACATCAACTTACCGCAGATGATATCGATTGGCTGGTGCCGCATCAGGCGAACAAAAGAATTATTGATGTTACCGCCAACCGCATTAATTTGGATGAAGATAAAGTAATGATAAATATTGATCGCTATGGTAATACAACCGCGGGCACGATTCCGCTTTGCCTGTACGATTGGAAAGAGGAACTTAGCCACGGAGATAAGCTTATTCTTGCAGCTTTTGGCGGTGGTTATACATGGGGATCAATTTATCTGAAGTGGGGGATCAAATAA
- the fabD gene encoding ACP S-malonyltransferase, with product MSTAYLFPGQGAQFVGMGESHYQENEVFASLVDRANEILGFDLKQIMFEGPEEKLKQTEFTQPAIFLHSVARFQMLDAHPDMVAGHSLGEFSALVACGAISFEDALQIVRRRGELMQQAGEENPGTMAAVIGMDDEVVEEKCREATEAIGEEVIAANYNCPGQIVISGNIEAVKKAVSLLKDEGCRLAKMLPVSGAFHSSLMQSAYDGLEESLGSLDIAEPDCPIYSNYTARPTEDPEEIRSNVLNQLLNPVRWTQTLQIMHQHGAESFVEVGPGKVLQGLVKRTLDNVEINGYQ from the coding sequence ATGAGTACAGCATATTTATTTCCGGGACAAGGTGCACAATTTGTAGGAATGGGAGAGTCTCACTACCAGGAGAATGAGGTTTTTGCATCACTGGTAGATCGTGCCAATGAGATTCTTGGTTTTGACCTTAAGCAGATTATGTTCGAAGGTCCCGAGGAAAAGCTAAAGCAGACTGAATTTACGCAACCCGCTATCTTTTTACACTCAGTGGCCCGTTTTCAGATGCTTGATGCACATCCTGATATGGTGGCAGGACACAGCTTAGGAGAGTTTTCTGCTCTCGTGGCATGCGGAGCTATATCTTTTGAAGATGCATTGCAGATCGTCCGCCGCCGAGGTGAACTTATGCAACAGGCCGGTGAAGAAAATCCCGGTACAATGGCAGCGGTGATTGGTATGGATGACGAAGTGGTAGAAGAAAAATGCCGTGAAGCTACCGAGGCTATAGGAGAAGAAGTGATTGCTGCTAACTATAACTGTCCGGGCCAGATTGTAATATCGGGTAATATTGAGGCGGTAAAGAAAGCTGTTTCTCTTTTAAAAGACGAAGGTTGTCGATTAGCAAAAATGTTGCCAGTGAGTGGTGCTTTTCACTCATCACTGATGCAATCCGCTTATGATGGGCTTGAGGAAAGCCTGGGATCGCTTGATATAGCAGAACCTGATTGTCCTATTTACAGTAATTATACAGCACGGCCAACAGAAGATCCCGAAGAAATTCGAAGTAATGTATTAAATCAGCTTTTAAATCCCGTAAGATGGACACAGACGCTCCAGATCATGCATCAGCACGGGGCTGAGTCTTTTGTAGAAGTGGGGCCCGGGAAGGTGCTTCAGGGATTAGTCAAGCGTACGCTTGATAATGTAGAAATTAACGGATATCAATAA
- the fabG gene encoding 3-oxoacyl-[acyl-carrier-protein] reductase — protein sequence MSLSLEGKTALVTGGSRGIGRSIALMLAEYGADVALTYHSSTDAANEVKEEIEDLGRNAKAIQADAVDLDRADEVVSAITDDWEKLDILVNNAGITKDNLILRMNEEQWDQVIETNLKSIFNYSKAVAKPMMRNRGGSIVNISSVVGISGNAGQSNYAASKAGIIGFTKSYAKELASRNIRANVVAPGYIVTEMTDELDEDLLDAIKEDTPLDRAGEAEEVAATVLFLSSDLSSYITGEVLRVDGGMAM from the coding sequence ATGAGTTTATCACTTGAAGGTAAAACAGCACTAGTCACCGGCGGTAGCAGAGGTATTGGACGGTCTATTGCTCTTATGCTCGCAGAGTATGGAGCTGATGTAGCCCTGACGTATCACAGTTCAACAGATGCTGCCAATGAGGTTAAAGAAGAAATTGAAGACCTTGGTCGAAATGCCAAAGCGATTCAGGCTGATGCTGTTGATCTTGATCGTGCCGATGAGGTTGTTTCCGCAATTACTGATGACTGGGAAAAACTCGATATTCTGGTTAACAATGCCGGTATTACTAAGGATAACCTCATTCTGAGAATGAATGAGGAGCAGTGGGATCAGGTAATAGAAACTAATTTGAAAAGTATTTTTAATTACAGCAAGGCAGTTGCCAAGCCGATGATGCGCAACCGAGGCGGTTCCATTGTTAACATTAGTTCTGTTGTTGGTATTTCAGGAAATGCAGGGCAGAGTAATTATGCCGCATCCAAGGCCGGTATTATTGGATTTACGAAGTCGTACGCTAAAGAATTGGCCTCAAGAAATATTCGAGCCAATGTGGTAGCTCCCGGATATATTGTAACCGAAATGACCGATGAGCTTGATGAGGATCTTTTGGATGCTATTAAGGAGGATACACCGTTGGATCGGGCCGGTGAAGCTGAAGAAGTAGCGGCTACCGTGTTATTTCTATCCTCCGATTTAAGTTCTTACATTACCGGCGAAGTATTGCGCGTTGATGGCGGTATGGCAATGTAA
- a CDS encoding acyl carrier protein, protein MSQDVEAKVKNIIVDKLGVDESEVTHEANFTNDLGADSLDTVELIMEFEKEFDISIPDEDAENIATVGNAVEYLQEQV, encoded by the coding sequence ATGTCACAAGACGTAGAAGCTAAGGTAAAAAATATCATCGTTGACAAATTAGGCGTTGATGAATCTGAAGTTACTCACGAAGCTAATTTTACAAATGATTTAGGTGCTGATTCACTTGATACTGTAGAACTCATTATGGAGTTTGAAAAAGAATTTGATATCAGTATTCCTGATGAAGATGCCGAAAATATTGCCACGGTAGGTAACGCAGTAGAATATCTGCAAGAGCAAGTATAA